A window of Ignavibacterium sp. contains these coding sequences:
- a CDS encoding phosphoribosylaminoimidazolesuccinocarboxamide synthase, translating into MHPKVILQTNFPGLKFLKRGKVRDIYEVGEYLLIVSTDRISAFDVIMNQGIPYKGMILTKISEFWFRFVEDIIPNHLITTNVEEFPSECKPYADELRGRSMLVKKTEVIPIESVVRGYITGSGMVDYKATGSICGIKLPEGLVESEKLNEPIFTPATKEELGSHDQNISEDEAKKIVGDEVINFIKEKTIAVYKKAYEDALKKGIIIADTKMEFGKYNGEIILIDELLTPDSSRFWPADKYQKGRVQESFDKQFLRNYLISINFNRQPPAPDLPEEIIMKTSEKYLEALEKLTGQKI; encoded by the coding sequence ATGCACCCGAAAGTAATACTTCAAACAAATTTTCCCGGACTAAAATTTCTTAAAAGAGGTAAAGTAAGAGATATTTATGAAGTCGGTGAATATTTACTTATTGTTTCAACCGACAGAATTTCTGCTTTTGATGTTATAATGAATCAGGGAATACCTTACAAAGGAATGATACTTACAAAAATTTCAGAGTTCTGGTTCAGATTTGTTGAAGATATTATTCCCAACCATTTGATTACCACAAATGTGGAAGAATTTCCATCGGAGTGCAAACCTTATGCTGATGAACTTCGCGGAAGGTCAATGCTTGTTAAAAAGACAGAAGTAATCCCTATTGAAAGCGTGGTTCGCGGTTACATTACCGGAAGTGGTATGGTTGATTACAAAGCAACAGGAAGTATATGTGGAATAAAACTTCCCGAAGGTTTGGTCGAATCAGAAAAACTAAACGAACCGATTTTTACACCTGCTACTAAAGAAGAGCTTGGTTCTCATGATCAGAATATCTCGGAAGATGAAGCAAAAAAAATTGTTGGCGATGAAGTTATAAATTTCATTAAAGAGAAAACGATTGCTGTTTATAAAAAAGCTTATGAAGATGCTTTGAAGAAAGGAATAATAATCGCCGATACAAAAATGGAATTCGGTAAATATAATGGTGAAATAATTCTTATTGATGAATTGCTTACTCCTGATTCGAGCAGATTCTGGCCTGCAGATAAATATCAGAAGGGAAGAGTTCAGGAAAGTTTTGATAAACAATTTCTTCGTAATTATCTGATTTCAATTAATTTCAACAGACAACCTCCTGCACCGGATTTACCCGAAGAAATTATTATGAAGACAAGTGAAAAATATCTGGAAGCACTTGAGAAGTTAACAGGTCAAAAAATTTAA
- a CDS encoding DUF971 domain-containing protein: MNPKKIKLIEGKNLLISWQDGKEHSIPLLKLRKLCPCATCLAEREKQSKTYIPVFSENQITVDEIKQVGNYAIAIFWKDGHNTGIYEYTFLRLIGENSKD, from the coding sequence ATGAATCCGAAAAAAATAAAATTGATTGAAGGTAAAAATCTGTTGATAAGCTGGCAGGATGGTAAAGAGCATTCAATTCCATTGCTGAAGTTAAGAAAACTTTGTCCTTGTGCGACTTGTTTAGCAGAAAGAGAAAAGCAAAGTAAAACTTATATCCCGGTTTTTTCAGAAAATCAGATTACGGTTGATGAAATTAAACAGGTCGGAAATTACGCAATAGCAATTTTCTGGAAGGACGGACACAACACGGGAATTTATGAATACACATTTCTCCGACTAATTGGTGAGAATAGCAAAGACTAA
- the pgsA gene encoding CDP-diacylglycerol--glycerol-3-phosphate 3-phosphatidyltransferase, with product MTLPNQLTVLRIILTPVFLYFFLSNDPLFIQISLAIYIIAALTDWYDGWLARKFNYITEWGKFWDPLADKILTSVVFIGFVIVKLLPLWMVLLIIFRDLSVTLLRVYADSRGYSFRTTYYAKWKTMLQMIFLYYLLILYVSKNTAEIYNQYQMIVDILLNKDIIYFVMLAITIITVHSGITYLLLNKSLIKQLLNETDKLV from the coding sequence ATGACTTTACCAAATCAGTTAACAGTTTTAAGAATAATCCTCACTCCGGTTTTCCTGTATTTTTTCCTCTCAAATGATCCTTTGTTCATTCAGATTTCATTGGCGATTTATATTATTGCAGCACTAACCGATTGGTACGATGGCTGGCTTGCACGGAAATTTAATTACATAACCGAATGGGGAAAATTCTGGGATCCTTTAGCTGATAAGATTCTGACTTCTGTTGTATTTATCGGATTCGTTATAGTCAAACTACTTCCTTTATGGATGGTTTTACTTATTATCTTCCGTGATTTATCCGTTACCTTACTTCGCGTTTATGCGGATAGCCGCGGATATTCTTTCCGAACAACTTACTATGCAAAATGGAAAACAATGCTTCAGATGATTTTTCTCTACTATCTTTTGATTCTTTATGTATCAAAAAACACAGCTGAGATTTACAATCAATATCAAATGATAGTTGATATACTGTTAAACAAAGATATTATTTATTTTGTTATGCTTGCTATAACTATAATAACAGTTCACTCGGGTATAACCTATTTACTTCTGAACAAATCACTAATAAAACAATTACTCAATGAAACAGATAAACTGGTTTGA
- a CDS encoding phosphatidylglycerophosphatase A: protein MKQINWFEKFLGSGFYTGYIPFASGTFGSLAASIIYFLIPGTENIIVLFAMILVFFLYGVFVSFKFENVYGKDPAECTIDEVVGTWIALLNLPKSLLLVIISFFVWRALDIIKPFPARKSESLPGGWGIMVDDVISAFYTFIIMQILFHYFKVS, encoded by the coding sequence ATGAAACAGATAAACTGGTTTGAAAAATTTCTTGGTTCCGGTTTTTATACCGGATATATTCCGTTTGCTTCAGGAACATTCGGAAGTCTTGCTGCATCAATTATTTATTTTCTAATTCCGGGAACGGAAAATATTATTGTACTTTTTGCAATGATTCTGGTTTTCTTTCTTTACGGAGTTTTTGTTTCATTTAAATTTGAAAATGTTTATGGAAAAGACCCGGCTGAATGTACTATTGATGAGGTTGTAGGAACCTGGATTGCTTTATTGAACTTGCCAAAATCATTACTGCTGGTAATCATTTCTTTTTTTGTGTGGAGAGCACTGGATATAATTAAACCTTTCCCTGCTCGAAAATCCGAAAGCTTGCCGGGAGGTTGGGGAATTATGGTTGATGATGTTATTTCCGCATTCTATACATTTATTATAATGCAAATATTGTTTCACTATTTTAAAGTGAGCTGA
- a CDS encoding competence/damage-inducible protein A, whose protein sequence is MKAYLISIGDELLIGQTINTNAAYIGNALSEINIEVIEVSSIGDDIKTILEELQRASAMADLIVITGGLGPTHDDVTRNAIVSFFKTELIQNEEVLNDIRALFEKRGRKVTPINEAQALVPKIATPIKNKRGTAPGMWIEQNGKIYVVMPGVPFEMKGMMEDFVIPKLSELMKDSTSIIKKLILQTTGIPESALFERLGNLDELLDNAKIAFLPNQYGVKLRITVTENSEEEALKKLNEIEQKIRTKVGRYIFGRGEETLEQVIGKLLSDRGLTLAVAESCTGGEVCSRITNVSGSSKYFERGIVTYSNASKVELLRVNEDTIAEVGAVSREVAMQMAEGVRAVSGTDIGISTTGILGPTGATTNKPVGLVFIGYCDEKVCTAKKFLFGDDRILNKQRATQAALEMLRRQLLGISDEE, encoded by the coding sequence ATGAAAGCGTATTTGATTTCTATCGGAGATGAATTATTAATTGGTCAAACCATTAATACAAATGCTGCCTATATTGGTAATGCACTTTCTGAAATCAACATTGAAGTAATAGAAGTATCATCTATCGGAGATGATATTAAAACAATTCTTGAAGAACTTCAGCGTGCATCTGCAATGGCTGACTTGATTGTAATTACAGGCGGACTCGGTCCCACTCACGATGATGTTACAAGAAATGCAATCGTTTCGTTTTTCAAAACTGAGTTAATTCAAAATGAAGAAGTTCTAAACGACATTAGAGCTTTGTTTGAAAAAAGAGGGAGAAAGGTTACACCAATAAATGAAGCTCAGGCACTTGTTCCTAAAATTGCAACTCCGATAAAAAACAAACGAGGAACTGCTCCGGGAATGTGGATAGAGCAAAATGGTAAAATTTATGTGGTGATGCCAGGTGTGCCTTTCGAAATGAAGGGAATGATGGAAGATTTTGTTATTCCGAAACTGTCTGAATTAATGAAAGATAGTACATCTATCATTAAAAAATTAATTCTGCAAACCACTGGAATTCCCGAATCTGCATTATTTGAACGATTAGGTAACCTTGATGAATTATTGGATAATGCAAAAATAGCATTCCTTCCGAATCAGTACGGAGTGAAATTAAGAATTACAGTTACTGAAAATTCAGAAGAAGAAGCGCTTAAGAAATTAAATGAAATTGAACAAAAAATCAGAACAAAAGTTGGCAGGTACATTTTCGGTCGGGGCGAAGAAACTCTTGAACAGGTAATTGGTAAACTACTTTCGGACAGAGGACTTACGCTCGCTGTTGCTGAATCGTGTACAGGTGGAGAGGTGTGCAGCCGTATTACAAATGTAAGCGGAAGCAGTAAATATTTTGAAAGAGGAATTGTTACTTACAGCAATGCTTCTAAAGTTGAATTACTTAGAGTAAATGAAGATACAATTGCGGAAGTCGGAGCAGTTTCAAGAGAAGTTGCAATGCAAATGGCCGAAGGTGTCAGAGCAGTCAGCGGAACTGATATTGGAATTTCAACAACAGGAATTTTAGGCCCCACCGGTGCAACAACTAATAAGCCTGTCGGTTTGGTTTTCATTGGATACTGTGATGAAAAAGTTTGTACAGCTAAAAAATTTCTTTTTGGTGATGACAGAATCCTGAACAAACAACGCGCAACTCAGGCAGCTTTGGAAATGCTCAGAAGACAATTACTCGGCATTTCAGATGAAGAGTAG
- the thpR gene encoding RNA 2',3'-cyclic phosphodiesterase, with protein MKSRIFVALNIPDEAKDKLFEIINQLHTDKNLKWEKKDKIHLTLKFVGDVDDEDVPLITKELEFLQEYKTQNLQITGFGFFFRFKEPKILWAGLKFSDELKLIAQKLDDYFTKFGIEKEKREFKPHLTLMRIKNNPGDNFINKFKNSKFEPIDFQSNSISLIKSELNPSGSVYTEIKKYNLRPLEE; from the coding sequence ATGAAGAGTAGAATATTTGTTGCATTAAATATTCCTGATGAAGCAAAAGACAAGCTGTTTGAAATTATAAATCAGCTTCACACTGATAAAAATTTAAAGTGGGAAAAAAAGGACAAAATTCATCTCACACTTAAATTTGTCGGTGATGTTGATGATGAAGATGTTCCGCTAATAACAAAGGAGCTTGAATTTCTTCAGGAATATAAAACGCAAAACCTTCAGATTACCGGATTCGGATTTTTCTTTCGATTCAAAGAACCAAAAATTCTTTGGGCAGGATTAAAATTTTCTGATGAATTGAAACTAATTGCACAAAAGTTGGACGATTACTTTACTAAGTTTGGAATAGAAAAAGAGAAAAGGGAATTCAAACCACACTTAACTTTGATGAGAATAAAAAATAACCCTGGTGATAACTTTATTAACAAATTCAAAAACTCTAAATTTGAACCGATTGATTTTCAAAGTAATTCCATTTCGTTAATTAAAAGTGAATTGAATCCTTCTGGTTCAGTTTACACAGAAATTAAAAAATATAATCTCAGACCATTGGAGGAATAA
- the recA gene encoding recombinase RecA has protein sequence MSTDRDQKLKIIEDAIAGIEKTYGKGAIMKLGDGIINDIEAIPTGALSLDIALGIGGIPRGRITEIFGPESSGKTTLCLHVIAEAQKMGGLAAFIDAEHALDVNYAKKLGVDTANLLISQPDYGEQALEITDTLVRSNALDVIVIDSVAALVPRSEIEGEMGDATMAVQARLMSQALRKLTAAISKSKTAVIFINQLRSKIGVMFGSPETTTGGNALKFYASVRIDIRRIAAIKEGEDVIGNRTKVKIVKSKVAPPFKQVEFDILYNEGISKTGDLVDLGTELGIIKKSGAWFTYGEDRIQGREQFRQKLIEYPEMYKRLEDEIKAKIGFKRAGYEAEQKAEEKTEEKSKSKKSAK, from the coding sequence ATGAGTACAGATCGCGATCAAAAACTTAAAATTATTGAAGATGCTATAGCCGGAATAGAAAAGACTTACGGTAAAGGCGCTATAATGAAACTTGGTGATGGAATCATCAACGACATTGAAGCAATTCCAACCGGAGCTTTATCGCTTGATATTGCACTTGGTATTGGTGGAATTCCAAGAGGAAGAATAACCGAAATATTCGGTCCTGAATCAAGTGGTAAAACTACATTGTGTTTGCATGTAATTGCAGAAGCTCAGAAGATGGGTGGACTTGCTGCATTCATTGACGCTGAACACGCACTTGATGTTAACTATGCTAAAAAGCTTGGTGTTGACACAGCTAATCTTCTTATTTCACAACCTGACTACGGCGAGCAGGCACTTGAAATTACAGATACACTTGTAAGAAGTAATGCGCTTGATGTAATTGTAATTGACTCAGTTGCTGCATTAGTCCCCCGTTCAGAAATTGAAGGAGAAATGGGCGATGCAACAATGGCAGTGCAGGCAAGACTTATGTCCCAGGCACTCAGAAAACTTACTGCAGCGATTTCAAAATCAAAGACAGCAGTTATATTCATTAATCAGTTAAGAAGTAAAATCGGTGTGATGTTCGGGAGTCCTGAAACAACAACCGGTGGAAATGCTCTTAAGTTTTATGCTTCTGTAAGAATTGATATAAGAAGAATCGCAGCAATTAAAGAGGGCGAAGATGTAATTGGTAACAGAACAAAAGTTAAAATTGTAAAGAGTAAAGTTGCCCCACCATTCAAACAGGTTGAATTTGATATTCTTTACAACGAAGGTATTTCCAAAACAGGTGACCTTGTTGATCTTGGAACCGAACTTGGCATTATCAAAAAGAGTGGTGCGTGGTTTACTTATGGAGAAGACAGAATTCAGGGTAGAGAACAATTCCGTCAGAAGTTAATTGAATATCCTGAAATGTATAAACGACTTGAAGATGAAATAAAAGCTAAGATTGGTTTTAAACGGGCAGGTTATGAAGCTGAACAAAAAGCTGAGGAAAAGACAGAAGAAAAGAGCAAATCAAAAAAATCTGCTAAGTAA
- a CDS encoding regulatory protein RecX → MIVERIVSKDDDKATVFFDNGEKLVLHKDVLYQSGLRKGDEISSDRFSILNQEETFYLIKQKAFRLLQRRIHTAKELHTKLRQKFSDDSLIKKCITELQQKGFIDDKEFAVAFISEKQKSKKWSRARLKSELIKRGISSQIINDFLNETFNSEKEEQSALELAEKKYNQLIRKESDKRKLFQKLVMHLQSKGYDYDLSSEIVRKILSVEED, encoded by the coding sequence ATGATTGTTGAAAGAATTGTAAGTAAAGATGATGATAAAGCTACGGTGTTTTTTGATAATGGCGAGAAATTAGTTTTACACAAAGATGTTTTATATCAAAGCGGTTTGAGGAAAGGTGATGAAATTTCTTCAGACCGCTTTTCAATTTTAAATCAGGAAGAAACTTTTTATCTCATTAAGCAAAAAGCATTTCGTTTACTGCAGCGAAGAATCCACACGGCTAAAGAACTTCATACAAAACTAAGACAGAAATTTTCTGATGATTCATTGATTAAAAAGTGTATAACTGAATTGCAGCAAAAAGGTTTTATTGACGACAAAGAATTTGCTGTTGCCTTTATCTCAGAAAAACAGAAATCAAAAAAATGGAGCAGGGCAAGATTAAAATCAGAATTGATTAAACGCGGAATTTCATCTCAGATAATAAATGATTTTTTGAATGAAACATTTAATTCAGAAAAAGAAGAACAATCAGCTCTTGAACTCGCAGAAAAGAAATACAATCAACTTATAAGAAAAGAGAGTGATAAAAGAAAATTATTTCAGAAGCTTGTAATGCACTTACAGTCAAAAGGATATGATTATGATTTGTCTTCAGAAATCGTTAGAAAAATACTTAGTGTTGAGGAAGATTAG
- a CDS encoding NUDIX hydrolase, giving the protein MEVEFTKSAVIPYRLKDGKLEILLVTSIKKKNWIVPKGYIEFNLTPFESAKKEAYEEAGVVGSNETVEVGQFINEKKSGKELVKVYTMEVDEELDDYPEKNLRKRKWFVYEEAIEKVQNTQIKNFLKKLKESIKN; this is encoded by the coding sequence ATGGAAGTTGAATTCACAAAGTCTGCAGTAATTCCCTATCGTCTTAAAGACGGAAAGCTTGAGATACTTCTTGTTACATCAATCAAAAAGAAGAACTGGATTGTTCCTAAAGGTTATATTGAATTTAATCTAACTCCTTTTGAATCCGCAAAGAAAGAAGCTTACGAAGAAGCAGGTGTTGTTGGCTCAAACGAAACTGTTGAAGTCGGTCAGTTTATAAACGAAAAGAAAAGCGGAAAAGAATTAGTGAAAGTTTACACAATGGAAGTTGATGAAGAGCTTGATGATTATCCTGAAAAAAATTTAAGAAAGAGAAAATGGTTTGTTTATGAAGAAGCGATTGAAAAAGTTCAGAACACTCAAATCAAAAATTTTCTGAAAAAATTGAAAGAAAGTATTAAAAACTAA
- the murB gene encoding UDP-N-acetylmuramate dehydrogenase produces MTGKMKLFENYSLKELNTFHIDVKAKRFIIVENVNELKELFNSSELSAVKFLTLGGGSNILFTKDIDDTIIHLSFNQLSELKSDDNFVYLKAEAGLIWDDLVKYSVEKNLGGIENLAMIPGTVGAAPIQNIGAYGQELKDTLVEVEFYDLIENKIRCLSNEQCQFGYRDSVFKNELKNKFIITSVTFRLSKNPVPVLNYGNVSNELSKSGIKNPTVKDVSNIIRKIRTEKLPDPDLIGNAGSFFKNPFVEEQILQQIRKKFPDVPSFNQENKIKIPAAWLIEKSGLKGFRKGNVGTYPNQPLVIVNYGNATGTEILEFAMFIQKTVLEKFNIQLEPEVNII; encoded by the coding sequence ATCACAGGCAAGATGAAACTTTTTGAAAATTATTCATTGAAAGAATTAAACACTTTTCACATCGATGTTAAAGCAAAGAGATTTATAATTGTTGAAAATGTGAATGAGCTTAAAGAGCTATTTAATTCATCTGAATTGTCAGCCGTAAAATTTTTAACTCTTGGTGGTGGAAGTAATATTCTCTTTACAAAAGACATTGATGATACGATTATCCATCTTTCATTCAATCAACTTTCTGAACTTAAATCAGATGATAATTTTGTTTATCTGAAGGCAGAAGCAGGATTGATTTGGGATGATCTTGTCAAATATTCAGTTGAAAAAAATCTTGGTGGCATTGAAAACCTTGCAATGATTCCCGGAACAGTTGGAGCAGCACCAATTCAGAATATCGGTGCTTATGGTCAGGAACTTAAAGATACTTTGGTGGAAGTTGAGTTTTACGATTTGATTGAAAATAAAATTAGGTGTCTCAGTAATGAGCAGTGTCAGTTTGGTTATCGTGATTCGGTTTTCAAAAATGAATTGAAGAATAAATTTATAATTACATCAGTAACATTTCGACTATCTAAAAATCCTGTTCCCGTTTTGAATTATGGAAATGTATCAAACGAACTTTCCAAATCCGGTATTAAGAATCCGACAGTCAAAGATGTAAGTAACATCATCAGAAAAATACGAACTGAAAAACTTCCTGATCCGGATTTAATAGGGAATGCAGGAAGTTTCTTTAAAAATCCTTTTGTTGAAGAACAAATATTACAGCAGATAAGAAAGAAATTTCCTGATGTGCCATCATTCAATCAGGAAAATAAAATTAAAATTCCTGCTGCCTGGCTAATTGAAAAATCCGGATTGAAAGGATTTAGAAAAGGAAATGTTGGAACATATCCGAATCAACCTCTTGTGATTGTAAATTATGGTAATGCAACCGGTACTGAGATTCTTGAATTTGCGATGTTCATTCAAAAGACAGTATTAGAAAAATTCAATATTCAACTTGAACCTGAAGTAAATATTATCTGA
- a CDS encoding phenylalanine 4-monooxygenase has translation MGSNSKDEKILSAYEKAAQEGIDPRCIPQKLTGSVPIHDEIVYPDYTDEEQNNWKFLYNRQMSFLPGRACDEYIDGAKALNLTPDRIPYLKAISHVFNNTTGWKVARVPGLIDVEDFFGLISKKIFPSTDYIRTKEELDYTPAPDLFHDIFGHMPLLTNSNFASFYQQFGIASLNATGIDRKYLETLHWFTVEFGLIKKPEGMRIYGAGILSSLGEVQHALSDEVEVREFDPDKIVVQEYDVWHLQPILFAIESFEQLEDGFRSWTKRKKLL, from the coding sequence ATGGGAAGCAACTCAAAAGATGAAAAAATATTATCTGCTTATGAAAAAGCAGCTCAGGAAGGTATTGATCCGCGTTGTATTCCACAGAAGTTGACAGGTAGCGTTCCAATTCACGATGAAATTGTTTATCCTGATTACACCGACGAAGAACAAAACAACTGGAAATTCTTATACAATCGTCAGATGAGCTTTTTACCAGGCAGAGCTTGTGATGAATATATTGATGGTGCAAAAGCACTTAATCTCACGCCTGATAGAATTCCTTATCTTAAAGCAATCAGTCATGTTTTTAATAACACTACAGGTTGGAAAGTTGCAAGAGTTCCCGGATTGATTGATGTAGAAGATTTTTTTGGTTTAATCAGTAAAAAAATTTTTCCTTCAACAGATTACATCAGAACGAAAGAAGAACTTGATTACACACCTGCACCGGATTTATTCCATGATATTTTCGGACATATGCCTTTGTTGACAAATTCAAACTTTGCATCGTTCTATCAGCAATTTGGAATTGCTTCATTAAACGCAACCGGAATTGATAGAAAATATTTGGAGACTTTGCACTGGTTTACTGTTGAATTCGGTTTAATCAAAAAGCCAGAAGGAATGAGAATTTACGGAGCAGGAATTTTATCATCGCTTGGTGAAGTGCAACACGCTCTTTCTGATGAAGTAGAAGTAAGAGAATTTGATCCGGATAAAATTGTGGTTCAGGAATATGATGTTTGGCACCTTCAACCGATACTTTTTGCAATTGAATCATTCGAGCAACTGGAAGATGGATTCAGAAGCTGGACCAAAAGAAAAAAACTTCTTTAA
- a CDS encoding peroxiredoxin yields the protein MSLKVGDIAPDFTLFNQDAQPVSLNQFKGKKVVLSFFPFANTSVCTKEMCTFRDEMKEYESLDAQVLGISVDSPFALKLFHEKNNYNFPLLSDFNKEVCTKYGTLTVFVPGKFDFQGVSKRAAFVIDRDGVIQYEEVLDNPGNEPNYNAIKETLSKIK from the coding sequence ATGTCATTAAAAGTTGGAGATATCGCTCCTGATTTTACATTATTTAATCAGGATGCTCAACCGGTTTCATTAAATCAATTTAAAGGTAAAAAAGTAGTTCTTTCTTTCTTCCCGTTTGCAAATACATCTGTTTGTACAAAAGAAATGTGCACATTCAGAGATGAAATGAAAGAATATGAATCATTAGATGCTCAGGTTCTCGGAATAAGCGTTGATAGTCCGTTTGCATTAAAGTTATTTCATGAAAAGAACAATTATAATTTCCCGTTACTAAGTGATTTCAATAAAGAAGTTTGTACAAAGTATGGAACTTTAACTGTATTTGTTCCCGGTAAATTTGATTTTCAAGGCGTTTCAAAGAGAGCAGCTTTTGTTATTGATAGAGATGGTGTTATTCAATATGAAGAAGTACTTGACAATCCTGGCAACGAACCAAATTATAATGCAATCAAAGAAACTCTTTCAAAAATCAAATAG
- the bcp gene encoding thioredoxin-dependent thiol peroxidase yields the protein MIEEGKKAPDFTLPDQDGNKVKLSDLKGKYVVLYFYPKDDTPGCTKEACNFRDTFPKFKNIDAVILGVSPDSVSSHKKFAEKYKLPFRLLADEDKKVVEKYGVWKEKSMYGKKYMGVERTTFVIDPDGKIKKIFPKVKVDNHHKEVLEALKD from the coding sequence ATGATTGAAGAAGGAAAGAAAGCACCGGACTTCACCCTTCCGGATCAGGATGGAAATAAAGTTAAGCTTAGTGACTTAAAAGGGAAGTATGTTGTGCTTTATTTCTATCCGAAAGATGACACTCCCGGTTGCACAAAGGAAGCGTGTAACTTTCGTGATACATTCCCTAAGTTCAAAAATATTGATGCTGTAATTCTTGGAGTTAGTCCTGATAGCGTTTCATCGCATAAGAAATTTGCAGAGAAGTATAAATTACCTTTCCGGCTTTTAGCTGATGAAGATAAAAAAGTTGTTGAGAAGTACGGTGTTTGGAAAGAGAAAAGCATGTATGGAAAAAAGTATATGGGAGTTGAACGAACAACATTTGTAATTGATCCTGACGGGAAGATTAAAAAAATCTTTCCAAAGGTAAAAGTTGATAATCATCATAAAGAAGTATTGGAAGCATTGAAAGACTAA
- a CDS encoding 6-carboxytetrahydropterin synthase has translation MVYITRRETFAAAHRLFKPELSDEENLKMFGKCSHPNWHGHNYTLEVVVAGEVNPETGFVLDVKELKKIIHQYVIDKVDHKNLNLDTDFLKGIIPTSENICIAIWNQLKDKIPSGKLYSVKLYETENNYFEYRGE, from the coding sequence ATGGTTTACATTACGAGAAGAGAAACATTCGCCGCTGCTCATCGTTTATTCAAACCTGAGCTTTCTGATGAAGAAAACTTAAAGATGTTTGGTAAGTGCAGCCATCCAAACTGGCACGGACACAACTACACTCTTGAAGTAGTTGTTGCCGGTGAAGTGAATCCGGAAACAGGTTTCGTTCTTGATGTTAAAGAGCTGAAAAAGATAATTCATCAGTATGTAATTGATAAAGTTGATCATAAGAACTTAAACTTAGATACTGATTTTTTGAAAGGAATTATTCCGACTTCAGAAAATATATGTATTGCAATATGGAATCAGTTAAAAGATAAAATTCCATCCGGAAAACTTTATTCTGTAAAATTGTACGAAACAGAAAATAATTATTTCGAATACCGAGGAGAATAA
- the folE gene encoding GTP cyclohydrolase I FolE has product MNKEKFESLVRNILIEIGEDPNREGLLSTPKRVAEAYEFLTAGYQKDIDEVLNNAIFTEKYDEMVLVKNIDFYSMCEHHMLPFYGKVHVAYIPNGKIVGLSKIPRIVEVFARRLQVQERMTQQIADTLEKYLQPVGVAVVTEAFHMCMMMRGVEKQNSSATTSAMHGVFKDDAKTRNEFINLVGIRNL; this is encoded by the coding sequence TTGAACAAAGAAAAATTTGAATCCCTCGTCAGAAACATTCTTATTGAAATTGGAGAAGACCCAAACAGAGAAGGTCTTCTCTCAACTCCCAAAAGAGTTGCAGAAGCTTATGAGTTCCTTACTGCAGGTTATCAAAAAGATATTGATGAAGTTCTTAACAACGCCATCTTTACAGAAAAATATGATGAAATGGTTTTGGTAAAGAATATTGATTTTTACAGTATGTGCGAACATCATATGCTTCCTTTTTACGGTAAAGTTCATGTTGCTTACATTCCCAACGGAAAGATTGTTGGATTGAGTAAGATTCCGAGAATTGTCGAAGTCTTTGCCAGAAGATTGCAGGTTCAGGAGAGAATGACACAACAGATTGCCGATACACTTGAAAAATATCTTCAGCCCGTTGGAGTTGCAGTGGTAACAGAAGCATTTCACATGTGTATGATGATGCGTGGCGTTGAGAAGCAGAATTCATCTGCTACTACAAGTGCAATGCATGGAGTATTTAAAGATGACGCCAAAACCAGAAATGAATTTATAAACTTAGTGGGAATCAGAAATCTTTAA